One part of the Sardina pilchardus chromosome 5, fSarPil1.1, whole genome shotgun sequence genome encodes these proteins:
- the fkbp2 gene encoding peptidyl-prolyl cis-trans isomerase FKBP2 — translation MRLFFLLAVTLVSLCAVRGAEKKKLQIGIKKRVENCPIKSRKGDVLNMHYTGKLEDGTEFDSSIPRNQPFTFTLGTGQVIKGWDQGLLGMCEGEKRKLVIPSELGYGDRGAPPKIPGGATLIFEVELLSIERRSDL, via the exons ATGAGGCTGTTTTTCCTGTTGGCGGTGACCCTGGTGTCGCTGTGTGCCGTGCGGGGAGCGGAGAAGAAGAAGTTGCAGATCGGCATCAAGAAGCGCGTGGAGAACTGCCCCATCAAGTCCCGCAAGGGCGACGTGCTCAACATGCACTACACC GGTAAACTGGAGGACGGGACGGAGTTTGACAGCAGCATCCCCAGGAACCAGCCGTTCACCTTCACACTGGGCACCGGACAGGTCATCAAGGGCTGGGACCAGGGCCTGCTGGG gatgtgtgaaggagagaagaggaagctgGTCATTCCCTCAGAGCTTG GCTATGGGGACAGAGGAGCTCCACCTAAGATCCCAG GTGGCGCCACACTGATCTTTGAGGTGGAGCTGCTGAGCATTGAGAGGAGGTCTGATTTATAA
- the ppp1r14ba gene encoding protein phosphatase 1, regulatory (inhibitor) subunit 14Ba, which produces MAAVTSPETTPQPRVYFKTPPGTGDEVPQKQGRVTVKYDRKELRKRLNLEEWIVGQLTQLYDCEEEEVPELEIDVDELLDLPSDVDRALKVKGLLADCFKPTDDFVAALLERVRGMQKLSTPQKKGEVTP; this is translated from the exons ATGGCAGCTGTGACAAGCCCGGAGACCACCCCTCAACCTCGGGTATACTTCAAAACCCCTCCGGGCACGGGAGACGAAGTTCCCCAGAAACAAGGGCGAGTGACAGTCAAATACGACAGGAAAGAATTGAGAAAAAGACTGAACCTGGAGGAGTGGATTGTCGGGCAGCTCACTCAGTTATACGACTGTGAG GAGGAAGAGGTTCCTGAGTTGGAGATCGATGTTGACGAACTCCTTGACCTGCCCAGCGATGTAGACAGGGCACTCAAAGTCAAG GGGCTGCTGGCAGACTGCTTCAAGCCCACAGAT GACTTTGTAGCCGCCTTGCTGGAGCGCGTGCGAGGGATGCAGAAGCTCAGCACCCcccagaagaaaggagaggtcaccccctga